The stretch of DNA TCCAGATTTTTATACGTATTTCAGAGATACATTTGGGAATACTTATAGTGTGAGTGTACAAGATGGTTATGTAGATAATTTCCATCCTGATAACTTGGGATATAATGCAATGGCAGAATTGTGGAGAGATGCCTTAATAGTACAATAGTAAATTACTAACTGAAATAAACTTCTCAGTTTAAATTGCAATAAGCAAAAAGTTTTTGATCAGATTCCAGCTGTACTTTATTTATATAATTGCAAGTAGTAAACATAATACTACCGTTCTTTCATTCTCTTTCTCTCTCACTATTTTAGATGAGATCAAATATCTAATATACCACCATACATTTCTGCATTTTTAATGATTTTATGCCATTTAATGAGATCTTTATACCACTCCAAAGTAATCGTCTGTGTAGTCTTTTCTAATTCACCACTTTCAAGTTTTTCAACGATCTCTTTTGTACCTTTTTCAGCATTCCACGCAGCTTTCCATCCCAATGCATTTTCTACCTTATCAAAACTTACAGAATAACTTCTATGATCTGGGTCTCCATACCATTCTATATCAACTTTTTCACCCATAAGTTCGGAAACCGTATTGGCTATCTTTTCTGCAAGTGGTCCAAGTTGATAATTGTTCTCTGCACTACCAATATTGAAAAGTTGTTTATTTATTTTAGATGTGTCAGCTTCCAAAAGAAGGCACATAACATCTGTTGTATCTTGTACATGTACCATAGGTCTATATTGACTACCATCCCTCATGAGTGGTAGTTTCTTAGTTTTCCATGCACCGTAAACCATTCCATTGATTGCAAGATCCAATCTCATTCTAGGACTATATCCAAAAACTGTCGACTGTCTCATAACAGTCACACAGAAATCATCATCTGAGAGTGCGAATACACCTTTTTCAGCCTTTTCATTTGCTTTAGCATATACAGTCAAAGGATTCGTTGAAGCTGTTTCATCTACCTGCTGATCCTGAAAGCCATAAATACTGCAACTAGATGGAAGAATATAGCGTTTAACACCTGCATTTTTAGCAAGGGTAGCAGTTCTCACGCGACTGACATGATTTGTTTGCCAAGTTGCTTCTTCAAGTAATTCACCACTAGGGTCATTTGAAATAGCTACCAGATCGATCACAAAATCTACATTTGCAAAAACTTCTTCTCGAAGTCTACGGCTGTCCTCTTGAATCAATGTTAAATGACTATTTTCTTCCAATTTATCTTTTCCGAAGAAAAAACGATCGAGTGCTTTGACCTTATACCCTTTTGAAAGTAATTTAGGGACCAAAACCGAACCTATATATCCACCCGCTCCTGTTACTAATACTGTTTTCATATATTTTCTCCATAAATAAAATTGTTATCCACATCACTTAAAAAAGATGCTTCCTTATCTTTATCCGACAAAATGGGGTCACCCCAGCCCCAGTCAATATTCAGTTCTGGATCATCCCAACGAATTGCCCTATCATGTTCAGGTGAATAGAACTCATCAACCATATAAAGTTGATGTGTATTGGGAACCAATGCCAATGCACCATGGGCGAAACCCTTTGGAACCACAATTTTTCTATGATTATCAGCAGTAATTAATGCTTTGATATGATGGCCATAAGTAGGACTGCCTTTTCTGACATCAACTACAACATCTAAAATAGCACCTGTTATGATACTCACGATCTTCGTTTGTGCTTTAGGAGCAGTTTGAAAATGTAATCCTCTCAATGTTCCTGCATATACACTCAAAGAGTGATTATCCTGCACAAAATCAAAGAAAAGTCCGTTTTCTTCCATAGATTTTTTTGAATATCTTTCGGTAAAAAAACCACGATCATCGCCAAAAACTTTTGGTTCGAGAATGACAACACCTTCCAAAGCTGTTTCAATCACTTTCATACTTCATCCTTTTCGATATAATGATCCACTACCCATTTTGCAAATGGAAAGCTGCTTGTAAATGCAGGACTGACCGCATTGAGAACATGTACGGTTTTTGTATCACCTTCAACTACAAAATCCTGTAAAAGCTCCAGCGTTTTAATATTGAGAAGCTGTGCTCTGATCCCCGGCTTACTCCATTGATTAAAACCATCGACGTCAATTTGTTTGACCATTTTGGTAGCCAGACTTACAAAATATTTTTTGTTATATTTGTGAAGCTCTTCATATGCTAATGAGCGAAAATTGAATGAATTGTTCAGAAAGAG from Sulfurovum xiamenensis encodes:
- the rfbC gene encoding dTDP-4-dehydrorhamnose 3,5-epimerase; translated protein: MKVIETALEGVVILEPKVFGDDRGFFTERYSKKSMEENGLFFDFVQDNHSLSVYAGTLRGLHFQTAPKAQTKIVSIITGAILDVVVDVRKGSPTYGHHIKALITADNHRKIVVPKGFAHGALALVPNTHQLYMVDEFYSPEHDRAIRWDDPELNIDWGWGDPILSDKDKEASFLSDVDNNFIYGENI
- a CDS encoding NAD-dependent epimerase/dehydratase family protein, with the protein product MKTVLVTGAGGYIGSVLVPKLLSKGYKVKALDRFFFGKDKLEENSHLTLIQEDSRRLREEVFANVDFVIDLVAISNDPSGELLEEATWQTNHVSRVRTATLAKNAGVKRYILPSSCSIYGFQDQQVDETASTNPLTVYAKANEKAEKGVFALSDDDFCVTVMRQSTVFGYSPRMRLDLAINGMVYGAWKTKKLPLMRDGSQYRPMVHVQDTTDVMCLLLEADTSKINKQLFNIGSAENNYQLGPLAEKIANTVSELMGEKVDIEWYGDPDHRSYSVSFDKVENALGWKAAWNAEKGTKEIVEKLESGELEKTTQTITLEWYKDLIKWHKIIKNAEMYGGILDI